One Myxococcaceae bacterium JPH2 genomic window, GCCACGCTCATGGCGGTGCACGGGCTGCTGTGCTCGCAGCAGAACGCGAGCGGACAGGCGCGTGAGCGCGTCTATGTCACCACCGTGTCGAGCATCCTGCGCGCGGGCCTGGGAACGCTCGCGGTGATGCACCTGGGCATCGTCGGCATCGGCATCATGGGCGCGACCATGACGCTGACCGAGCTGTGGCTCACCGCCTGGATGGTGGCCCGCCGCAGCCCGCATCTGACCGGACTGGAGGCCGAGGTGATGGAGCCCTTCCTGACGGTGGGCGCGCTGTTGGCGTTCGCCGTGGCGGTGTCGCGCTTCGCGACCGGCGAACAAGGCCCCCTCGTCCAGGCGCTCGTCGCGAGCGGCGCGCTGGCGCTTGGCGTGGTCGCCCGGGAGCGACTGCGCAGGGGGCTGTCCCTCATGGGCGAGGTGCGCTCCGTCGTCCAGTACGTGCGGTCGAGGCGGGCCGCCTCGTGACGAACGCCGAGCCAGGCGAGCGGCCAGGGCTCGCCGCGCTCACGGGACTGCGCTTCCTCGCCGCCATGGGCGTGCTGGGCTTCCACTACTACTGCGGCCCTTGCGAACCCCACCTGCCCGCGTGGGTGGGACAACTGCTCGGCGCCGGCTTCACCACGGTCAGCCTCTTCTTCATCCTGTCTGGCTTCATCCTCGCCTACACCTACCTGGACGCGACGGGGAACTTCCGCGGCGCGCTGTCCACCTTCGCCCGCGCCCGCTTCGCGCGGCTCTACCCCATCTACTTCGTGGCGTTGGTGGTGGAGCTTCCCTTCTTCATCCGCTCCACCCAGCTCGCTGCGCCCAAGGCGAGCGCGGTCGAGGTCTGCCGGCACACGGTCGCCACGCTGACGCTCACGCAGTCCTGGGGCATGGATGTGTCGCGCCCCATCTGGAACATCGTCGCCTGGACCCTCTCGGTCGAGGCCTTCTTCTACGCGGTCTTCCCCCGCCTCGGCCCCAGCCTGGGTCGCCTGCGCGCGCGGAGCCTCCTCGCCGTGGCCGCAGGCGCATGGTTGCTGGGACTCAGCCCGCATGCCGCGCCCTTGGCCGAGTCGTGGTTGAGCGCCCATGACGCGCCGGCGCTCCTGCGTTCAGCACTGAGCGCGTGGAGCCGAGCGATGGCCATCGCCATTCCACTGGCGCGGCTGCCGGAGTTCGTCATCGGCGTCTGCCTGGGCGTCCTCTTCCTTCGCGCGCCCCAGCCGGCTGGGAGTCCGCGCACGCGCACCCTGGGCGTCCTCGTGACCGGGCTCGCGCTGGCCATCGCGGTCTCATGGGTTGATGGTCCGCCCTCGCCCTTCCTGCAGAGCGCGGTCCTGGTGCCCTTGTTCGCGCTGCTCATCTTCCTGCTCGCGGGTGGAGTCGCCTGGCGAGGACTGGGACTGGCAACGCGCGGGCTCGCGGTCCTGGGGGGCGCCAGCTACGCGCTCTACATGACCCACGGCGCGGTGCTGAACTCCCTGCTCGCGCTCAACACGCGCTCCCTGGGGCTCGGGCACAACACGGTCGCCTTGCTGGCCATGCCCTGCGCGGTGCTGCTCTCGGTCGTGCTCTTCCGATTCATCGAGGAGCCCGCGCGAGCATGGCTCCGGCGGCCACGCGCCTCGCTCGCGGTCGCGAGGCCCGCGGTCCCAGCCTCCACCGGGGATTGAGGCCCAACGCGTTAGCCGTCTCGTCCCCGGCGGATCAGCGAGGTGGCGAGCACATACGGAGGGAACCCCAGCATGTAGCGCCAGCGAGGGACCTCCAGGTGATAGGCGAGGCTCCTGCGATACAGGTCCAACGCCAGCCCCCATCGACGATGCGCGAGCATCCAGTGGGTGACGTGACGCAGGCCGAAGAGCAGCATCATCAGCCGCTCCCGCCGCCGCGCCGCGCCCCCGGGATACTGCCCCTGCTGCTCCTGCTCCATCAGGAACACCGTGCCCTCGTGGCCGCGCTCCAGGTCGGTCGAAGAGGAGCCCGAGTGCCTGCGATAGCCGAGCGTCACGGGTGATTCGATGAAGGCAAATCCTGGCTCGACGCCCAGGCGGTACAGCAGGTCGTAGTCCTCGGCGACGATGCGCCGCGCGCAGAAGCCACCCACGCGCCGCAGGGCCTCCGTGCGCACCGCCACGGCGCACGCGGTCCGGATGAAGCGGGACTCCGCGCTGGCCAGATAGTCCGCGAAGAACCGCGTCCTCGGCGGCTCGGACTCCGTCCCCTTCAACTCCGATGGATCCGCGAAGGTCTTGGCCTGTCCCATCACGACCGCGGGGTCACCGTGCATCCGGATGGCCTCGCGATAGGTCGACAGCGTCCAGGGGAACCAGAGGTCATCGCTGTCGAGGAAGACGACATACTCACCGCGCGCCTCCCGAATCCCCAGGTTGCGAGCCATGCCCTGTCCCGCGTTCGCCTGGCGCAGCACGCGCACCCGGTCACCATGCCGGGCCAGCGAGGCCACCGTGTCATCGGTGGAGCCGTCATCGATGACGAGCACCTCGTAGTCCGTGTCGTCCTGCGCGAAGACCGAGGCGAGGGTCTCCTCCAACAACCGCGCGCGGTTGTACGTGGGGATGACGACGGAGAAGTAAGGCATCCGCGGCCGCATCAACCCACGCGCGTGCGCAGCCCCATCTGGGCGATGCGCGCGAAGGTGGACAGCTGCCGTTTGTACTCCGCGAGGGTCGAGCGCTGGCGCAGCAGGGTCTGCGTCAGCACCGCGGAGTTGTAGGGCAGCGTCCCCACGAGGATGAGCCGCAAGAGCGCCTCATGCATGCGGCCATGGTGCTTGCGGAAGTACGCCAGCCGGGTGCGCCACAGCTCCACGCGGACCTTGTCCGGCCCCGTCACGGAAGGACGGAACGAGCGGCTCGTCAGGTGCGTAATGACCGCTTCTGGACAGAAGGCCACCTCCCAGCCCGCCTTCCAGGCCCGGACGCACCAGTCCGTGTCCTCGGTGTTCCCCAGCGGCGACATCACTTCGTCGAGCAGCCCTACGTCGCGCAGGCACTCTTCCCGGACGACGATGCACGCGCCCAGCACCCAGTTGACCCGCGCCTCCTCCTGACCGAACTGCGCCGGGTCGATGTTCCGTCCCTTCAGGAAGTGCAGCGGGCGCGGGAGGAAGACCAGGTCGAACAAGGCCCCGGACAGCGACATGGGGCGGAACGTGCAGTTCTGGATGGTGCCGTCCGCGTTCAGCAGACGGGCGCCCGCCATGCCCACGCGCGGATTCTCGTCCATGAAGCGAACCAGGGCGTCGAAGGCCCCTTCGTGGACGATGGTGTCGTCGTTGAAGATGCAGATGTGCCGGCCCTCGGCCTGCTTCAGCACCTGGTTGTGGTTGGCCGAGAACCCCTTGCGCTCCGTGTTGAAGATCCAGCGCACGGCTGGGAAGTCGCGCTGCATCTCCGCCACGCCGCGCCCGTCCGTCGCGTTGTCCACGACCCACACCTCGTACGAGATGTCGTGCGTGGTCGCGTGCAGCGTGCGCAGGCAGTCGTGCAGCAGGTGAGGGTTGCTGTGATTGACGATGGAGATGACAAGGTCGGGCTTCTTCATGCGTCGCGAGTCGGACCGTAGCGGGCGACCTCGGGGACCTCAAGCGCACTGCGCCGACATGTTTCCCCTTCGCCACCGGAGGCGGTGTAAGACACCCGCGCTCGCCGGACGCTCCGGCATGCCCGCCTGCCCTGCGCTCGGGTGACCTTCGCGTGCACGACGCCCCTCCTGATTGGCACCTGCTGACCGGTGAGTATCCGCCCCAGCCCGGCGGGGTCGGCGACTACACCCGCCTCGTGGCCGAGGCCCTGGCTCGCACGGGAGCGGGCGTCCATGTGTGGGCACCGGGGCCCGAGGGCATCACGAACGAAGCGGGCGTCACCGTGCATCGCGCGCCGCGCCTCTTCACCGCGGGCCTGCTTGGGCTCACGCGCGCGCTGAATGCCTGCCGCGCTCCCCGTCGCCTGCTTCTCCAGTACGTCCCGCACGCCTTCGGCATGAAGGCCATGAACCTGCCCTTCTGCGCCTGGTTCGCGTCGCGACGACACGACGAGCGCTGGGTCCTCTTTCACGAGGTGGTCTATCCCTTCGAGCCGGGGGCGCCACTTCGACGGCACGTCCTCGCGGGCGTCACCCACGTGATGGCGCGCTCGGTGGCGAGCACCGCCGACCGCGTCTTCGTCTCCATTCCTTCCTGGGTCGAACCCCTGCCCGGCGATGCGCGTCGCCGAGCGGAATGGCGCCCCGTCCCCAGCAACCTCCCCACGCAGGCACCGGAAGACCGCGTGCGGGAAGCCAGGGCGGAGCTGGGAACAGGCCCCGTGCTGGGTCACTTCGGGACCTATGGGCCGAGCATCACCCGATTGCTGGAGCCGCTCCTCGTCCGCCTCCTGAGCGGAGACGCTCGGAGACGGGCGTTGCTGCTCGGACGTGGTGCGCTCGCCTATCGCGCGGCCCTCGCGGGACGTCATCCGGAGCTGGCCGGTCAGCTCAGGGCGCTCGACGCGCTGACCCCTGCGGATGCGGCGGTCCACCTCAAGGCGTGTGATGTGCTGTTGCAACCGTATCCGGATGGCGTCAGCAGCCGGCGCGGGAGTGCCATGGCGGGCCTGGGGTTGGGCGTGCCGCTCGTCACCAACACCGGGCACCTCACCGAGCCGCTCTGGCGCGAGCGGCGCCCCGTGGCACTCACGGAGGGAAGCGACCCCGTCGCGATGGCCACGGCCACGGAGCGTCTGCTCAGTCACCCCGACGAGCGCCACGCCCTGGCCACGCGCGCCGTCGAGGTCTACCAGGAGCACTTCGCGCTGGAGCGCACGCTGGAAGCGCTGTTCGCCTCCCCGACGAAGAGGCCAACGCCATGACGGAGCGACGGACTCCCCTGCGACTGGCGCTCCTGCTCGACCCTCGAGAAGAGGGCTGGCCCAGCATGGACCTGGTGGGCGAGGCCCTGCACGAGCAACTCGCCGCACGCCCCGACGACGTCGCGGTCACCTTGATGCGGCCAGGCATCCCCGCCATCGCGCGAAGCCTCCCTCGCGTGGGCGAGCGAAATGCCGCACTCAATGCGGACCGGCTGCTCACGCGCTTCGGGCTCTATCCCGCACAGGCGCTGCTCGAACGCTCGAAGCAGGACGCGTTCCACGTCGTGGACCATTCCTACTCACAGCTCGTGCATGCGCTGCCCGCGGCGCGAACAGGGGTCTTCTGCCACGACCTGGATGCGTTCCGCTCGGTGCTGGAGCCTGAGCGGGAGCCCCGTCCCGCCTGGTTCCGACTGATGGCACGAGCGAGCCTCCGTGGACTGCAGCGCGCCGCCATCGTCTTCCACAGCACGCAGGCCATCCGCGAGGAGCTGCTGCGCCACGACGTGGTCGACGCCGGGCGCCTCGTGTGGGCCCCGTATGGCGTTTCATCGGAGTACCAGCCCGAAGCGCTGCCAGGAGATGACAGCGAGGCCGTGCTGGCGCCGCTGCGAGGCAGGCCCTATCTGCTGCACGTGGGCAGCTCCATTCCGCGCAAGCGCTTGGACGTCCTCTTCTCCGTCTTCGCCGCGCTGCGAGCCCGGCATCCCGACTTGATGCTCGTGCAGCAAGGGGGAGCCCTGAACCCGACCCAGCGCGAACAGGTCGCCCGGCTGGGTCTCGGCGACGCCCTCCTCCAGCCACCACGGCAGGAGCGCGCGACCCTCGCGGGGCTGTATCGACGGGCCCGGATGGTCCTCGTGCCCAGCGAGGCAGAGGGCTTCGGGCTGCCCGTCATCGAGGCGCTCGCATGCGGCGCGCCCGTGGTGGCCAGCGACCTCCCGGTCCTGCGCGAGGTGGGCGCGGAGGCTTGCGACTACTGCCCCGTGGGCGACGTGAGCGCCTGGACGGACACGCTGGACGCGCTGCTCACCGGACGCAGACACCCCGCGCCTCGCGACACGCGCCTGGCGCGAGCGGCCCGCTTCACGTGGAGCGCCCACGCGAACACCGTGCTGGAGGCCTACCGCGAAAGACTCCCGGGCCGAGGCGGAACGGCTTGACCACCCTGGATGGGTCTGATTCCGTCCCAGCGCCTTGCGCATCCTCTTCCTCAACCCGGTGGGCATCCTGGGCGGTGCCGAGCGCGCGCTCCTGGACCTGATGGACTGCTTGCGGCGCGAAGACGCGCGCCTCTCGCTCCATCTGCTCGCGGGGACCGACGGACCGCTGCTGGATGAGGCGCGTCGCCTCGGCGTGGAGGCCAGATGGCTGCCCTTGCCCGAGCGACTGTCCGCGCTGGGAGACAGTGGCTTGCGAGGACAGGGGCTGCGCCAGACCTGGCGCTTCGCACGAGACCTGGCACCCACTCCCGCGCTCCTCGCGACATATGGCTGGGAACTCCGGCGCGCAGTGCAGCAGATCGCCCCGGACCTGCTGCACTCCAATGGCATCAAGACCCACCTGCTGAGCCCCGCCACGCTGGGCTTGCCCTTGCGGCGTGTGTGGCACGTGCACGACTTCCTCGGGGAGCGCCCCCTGGTGCGCCGCGCGCTACGGGTCCTGCGTCCACTGGCATCCGCGGCCATCGCCAACTCGCGTGCCGTGGGCGAGGACGCGCGCGCGGTGCTCGGGGAGGTGCCCGTGCAGGTCGTCTACAACGGCGTGGATGTCGAGCGCTTCGCACCGGGCCCGGGAGACGGCTCGCGTCTGGACCAATTGGCGGGCCTGCCCCCGGCGCCCGAGAACACGCTGCGCGTCGGGCTCGTCGCCACCTATGCCCGATGGAAGGGACACGAGGTCTTCCTGGAGGCCGCGGCGCGGCTCAAGTCCCAAGCCCCGTCGGCGCCCTTCACGCGGTTCTATCTCGTGGGCGCGCCGCTCTATCGCACGCCCGACTCCCAGTTCTCCGAGGACGAGCTGCGGCAACGCATCGCCTTCCATGGACTGGAAGGACGGGTGGGCCTGATTCCCTTTCAAGCCGAGCCCGCCGGCATCTACCGAGCCCTGGATGTCTTCGTCCACGCGAGCACGCGCCGCGAACCCTTTGGCCTGACCATCGCGGAGGCACTCGCGTGTGGCCGGCCCTCAATCATCTCGCAGTCGAGCGGGGCCGCCGAGGTGCTGCGCGACGGTGAAGAGGTGCTGTCCATTCCCTCGGGCGATGCCGCGGCGCTCGCCACCGCGATGCACACCCTGCTCCACGATGCGGAGAGGAGGGCACGACTCGGGCAGGCCGCCCGGCACGCGGCGGAGGCGCGCTTCTCTCGCGAGCGCTATGCCCGCGAGGTGCTCGCCGTGTACCGGCAACTCCTGGCGAGTCCGTGACACAGACCGCGCAGGGCCCAGCTTGACCCGACACCAGGGCTCTGGTTCGGTCATCGCTCCGGGGACGCACCCCGGTGCACGTCGAGGATTCGTGTCGTGAAGCAGCCGCGCCGGCTCGTCAGTGTGTCGCACTCCTATGTCGTCGGGCTCAACCGTCGACTCGCCAACGAGATGGCCCGCGTGGGCGCGGGGCGCTGGGCAGTCACCGCGGTGGCTCCGCGCTCCTTCCGAGGGGACCTCGGTCCGCTCACCCTCCAGCGCGCCCCGGACGAACCCGCTCACGTGGAGGCGGTGCGAGCCCTGCTGAGCCGGTCACTCCATGCCTTCGTCTACGGGCCGGAGCTTCGCGCGCGCCTGTCGGGGAACGTCTCCCTGGTGCACTCGTGGGAAGAGCCCTACGTGATGGCCGGATGGGAAGTGGCCATGCTCACGCCACGCCGCGTTCCACTCGTCTTCTGCACCGCACAGAATCTCTCCAAGCAATATCCCTTCCCCTTCGCGCAGGCCGAACGGTTCGTCGTGCGGCGCGCCGCGGGATGGATTGCCTGGGGCCAGACGGTGCGAGACACGCTGCTCACGCGCGCGGGGTACGAGCAGCGCCCCTCTCGCGCCATCCCCATGGGCGTGGACGTGGAGCTGTTCCATCCCAACCGTCCCGCGGGAGAAGACTTCCTGCGAGGCCTGGGCTGGGCCTCCGCCGGTCCTCCCGTCGTGGGCTACCTGGGCCGCTTCGTTCCCGAGAAGGGCGTGCCGCTCCTGATGGCCGCGCTGGAGCGACTTTCCACGCCCTGGCGGGCGCTCTTCGTGGGCGGAGGCCCCATGAAGGAGCACCTGCGCGCGTGGGGCAAACGCTTCGAGGACCGCGTGCGCGTGGTGACGGGCGTCCCTCACGGCGACGTGCCACGCGCGCTCAACGCGATGACGGTGCTGTGCGCGCCCAGCCAGACCACGCCCCGCTGGAAGGAACAGTTCGGTCGCATGCTCGCCGAGGGATTCGCCTGCGGCATCCCAGTCCTCGGCAGCGACTCAGGCGAGGTTCCACGAACCGTGGGCGACGCGGGCTGGGTGCTCCCCGAGACCAACCCCGAGGCCTGGACGGCCGCGCTGGCCCGATTGCTGGAGAGCCCGGAGCAGCGCGATGAACTCGCCGCGCGAGGACGGGACCGGGCGCTGACTCACTTCGCCTGGCCCGTGGTCGCGCGGGCCCACCTCGACTTCTTCGAGCAGATCCTCGAAGGCTCACCCCTCCAATAGCTTCACGAACGAGGCCGCCATCGCGTCCCATGAGCGGGCGCGCAGCACGTCCGACAGTGCAGCCACCCGAGGCGCCAGCGCGTCCGCCTCCGAGCGCCACGACTCCAGTGCCTGCACCAGAACCTCCACCTCGTCCGATGCGTCCAGCAGCAAGCGGCGCAGCTCGGGCGGATAGCACTCCGCCACCCCCGCCGAGCGACTCACCAGTGCGGGGACACCCGCGCACAGCGCTTCGTGCACGCCCAACCCATAGGGCTCGTAGCGAGTGGGCGCCACCAACACATCCGCCGCGGACAGGAGCACGTGGACGTCCTTCCGGAAGCCCAGGAACTGGATCCGCGAACCCATCCCCTGCGCCAGCGCCTGTCGTTCCCAAGCGCTCCGCTGGGCGCCCTCTCCGACGACCTTCAGCTCCACGTCCCACCCCTCCCGCGCGCACAAGCGAGCCCACGCGGCGAAGAGGCGATCGAACCCCTTGCGGCGATCTCCCAACGCCCCGATGAAGAGCGCCACCCGCCGCCCCTCCGACCAACCCAAGGCCGCTCGAGCCGCGCGCCGTTCATCCGGCGAAGGAGGACGGAAGCGCCCCGGGTCGCTTCCCAGATAGACAACGTGAACACGGTGCTCGGGCACGCCCGTGGCGGACAGCAAGTCCTCACGCGTGCGCGCGGAGTTGGCGATGATGATGCGCGCGCGACGCAATGCCACGCGCTCGCGTTGGACATACAGCGCGTGGCTCATCTGCGTCTTGAGCCGCCTCAGTGGAGTGCCGGTCGCCTCGGGTGCCCAGGCCCCGTGTACGTAGTGCACCCAGTTGACCGCGGGCACCGCGCAGTTGCCGCCATTGGCCACCACCTCGCCCCCCTCGGCCAGGGTGCGCGTAGCCCAGAAGCGGCCCGCCGCATCCAGGAGCGGCTCCCCGAGCAGCGCTGCGCCCGCGGGCCTCGGCACCTTCACGAAGTGCACGCGAGGGTGCTGGCGCAGCGAGTCCGAGATCCGATGCGCCACCAGACGCACCTTCCCCCCCTGTCGCACGAGCCAATCCGCCAGAGCGAGGTTCGCGCGATCCATCCCCCCCGTGTCGACGAAGTCACCTGCGATGAGGGTGTAGGGTCGCATGATGGTAGGCGCTGTAGAGCGCGGCGTTGAGCAGCCAGAACTCCATGCCGGACTGGCTCATGAAAAAGGGATAGCTGAACGTCAGCGCGAGCGCGCCCAGGTCATAGGCGAACAACAAGCTGCCCCAGAGCCAGAACTCACCGGACAGCTCATCGCGACGGCGCGCCACCTGGAATCCCCACGCCATCGTCACGAGCAACGCGAGGGGATACAGCAGGATGCCCAGCGCGCCTCCGTCGTAGACCCAGGCGGTCCACTGAATCTCCGCCCACAGCGGAGGGTGCTCGGGGTCCCGGTTGTCGCCGAAATAGGCGTTGGCCATGCCGTAGCGACCCAGCCCGGCGCCCAGCGGATACTCCGGCAGCGCCTCGCCGAACGTGCTCTCCAGGAAGTGGCCGCGGTTGCTTTGGTAGACATTGCCCGGCGTGCTGTCGAAGAGCGTGTTCCAGCGCGACAGCACCGCGTCGCCGCCCATGGTGAGCGCCCAGCCGAAAGCCAGCACGGCCAGCGTCCCCACCACGGAGGCCAACGTGACCATGCGCACCAGACGCCCACTGAGCGTCAGCACGACGCCCATGGCCACCATGCACACCGCCAACGTGACGGCGGCGGCCCGGACCTGACACAAATACAGACTCACCAGGCCAACGCCGATGCCCGCCACCGCCAGCACCTGCCAAGGCGACCTGCGTCCGCTCAGCAGCAGCCCTCCGCCCAGCAGCACCGAATAGAACGCGCCGGTGGCCGCTCCGCCCGGCAGGTCCGTCAGCCCCATGGGGCGAAAGACACGCTCACCCGTCGTCGTCTCGAACTGGAGGCTGCGCAGGTAGCCCTCGCCCTGACTTTCGACGATGGACGACAGCGCCGGCTGGAAGCGGCCCGGGAAATAGACCTGGAGCACGCCAACGGTCGCGCTCGCCATATTGAAGAGAAAGAGCAACACGACGATGCGGCGGAACATCCGCTCGTCGATGACCAGACGCGTGGCCCAGAAGATGGGCGCGAGGACCGAGAGCTGGATGCCGAGTTGCACGGCCGCAGCCATGGGGCTGTTCGTGCTCGGGTGGAAGAAGTTCAGCGCCGCGATGCCGACCGCGGCCATCAAGAAGCCCCGCGCGGGGTGGCGACGGCCCTGCCCGGGAACCATGACGAGCAGTGCCAGACTCGTTCCGAACGCGGTGATGCGAAACAACACGCGCAGCGGAGAGAGCGCGCCCACCAGCAACGCGAGCTGACAGGTGATCAGCAACGCGATGAAGAAGATGACCACGCGCCCCGAGCCCAGGAAGCCTGCCGCGGGCGCCGCGGGCTGTGGGTTCGCGGAGGTCGTCGCGGCACCCGGGGCGTCTCCTCCTTCAGGGAGTCGGACGTAGCGCTTGCGCAGCACCCCCGGGCCTTGCAGCTCCGGGCGCACTGGCCGCACGGACAGCGCGGACCTCGGGGCGCTCATCGGCCCGCCCTCCGCAGCGAGGCGACGTCACTCTCCAGTCCCGCCAGGAACGCGCCGGGCTCACACAGCGCACGGGCTCGCGCGGGCCCCGCGCTCCCCAGTGTCTCGCGCAGCGCCGCGTCCCCGATGAGCCGGCGCAGCGCACCCGCCAGCGCCTCCGCGTCAGGCTGTACGAGCACGCCACACGAACCATCCACGATCTCAAGCGGCCCACCGAGCGCGGTCGTCACCACCGGCAGCCCGGCCTGCAAGGCCTCGACGAACGCCAGCCCGAAGGGCTCCGCTCCCGTGTTGGGCTGACAGTGCATCTCCGCCGCGCGCAACAGCCGCGGGACATCCGAGCGCTGCCCCAGGAAACGCACCCGCGCCCCGAGCCCCAACTCCTCGGCCCGCGCGCGCAGCGAATCCAGGTACGCCTCTTCCTCCGGCCGCTGCGCCCCGCCAATCACCCACGCTCGCCAGCGAGGCACGTCGCGCAATTGGCCCAGGGACTCCAGCAGCAGCCGCTGCCCCTTCCACTCCTGCATGCGGCTGGCCTGGACGATGACGACGTCCTCATCGCTCGCGCCCAGCTCCGCGCGCAGCGACCCACGCGCGTCAGCGGACAGGGGCTCGGCGGTGGCG contains:
- a CDS encoding glycosyltransferase family 4 protein, whose protein sequence is MTERRTPLRLALLLDPREEGWPSMDLVGEALHEQLAARPDDVAVTLMRPGIPAIARSLPRVGERNAALNADRLLTRFGLYPAQALLERSKQDAFHVVDHSYSQLVHALPAARTGVFCHDLDAFRSVLEPEREPRPAWFRLMARASLRGLQRAAIVFHSTQAIREELLRHDVVDAGRLVWAPYGVSSEYQPEALPGDDSEAVLAPLRGRPYLLHVGSSIPRKRLDVLFSVFAALRARHPDLMLVQQGGALNPTQREQVARLGLGDALLQPPRQERATLAGLYRRARMVLVPSEAEGFGLPVIEALACGAPVVASDLPVLREVGAEACDYCPVGDVSAWTDTLDALLTGRRHPAPRDTRLARAARFTWSAHANTVLEAYRERLPGRGGTA
- a CDS encoding glycosyltransferase family 2 protein, whose protein sequence is MPYFSVVIPTYNRARLLEETLASVFAQDDTDYEVLVIDDGSTDDTVASLARHGDRVRVLRQANAGQGMARNLGIREARGEYVVFLDSDDLWFPWTLSTYREAIRMHGDPAVVMGQAKTFADPSELKGTESEPPRTRFFADYLASAESRFIRTACAVAVRTEALRRVGGFCARRIVAEDYDLLYRLGVEPGFAFIESPVTLGYRRHSGSSSTDLERGHEGTVFLMEQEQQGQYPGGAARRRERLMMLLFGLRHVTHWMLAHRRWGLALDLYRRSLAYHLEVPRWRYMLGFPPYVLATSLIRRGRDG
- a CDS encoding glycosyltransferase family 4 protein — its product is MKQPRRLVSVSHSYVVGLNRRLANEMARVGAGRWAVTAVAPRSFRGDLGPLTLQRAPDEPAHVEAVRALLSRSLHAFVYGPELRARLSGNVSLVHSWEEPYVMAGWEVAMLTPRRVPLVFCTAQNLSKQYPFPFAQAERFVVRRAAGWIAWGQTVRDTLLTRAGYEQRPSRAIPMGVDVELFHPNRPAGEDFLRGLGWASAGPPVVGYLGRFVPEKGVPLLMAALERLSTPWRALFVGGGPMKEHLRAWGKRFEDRVRVVTGVPHGDVPRALNAMTVLCAPSQTTPRWKEQFGRMLAEGFACGIPVLGSDSGEVPRTVGDAGWVLPETNPEAWTAALARLLESPEQRDELAARGRDRALTHFAWPVVARAHLDFFEQILEGSPLQ
- a CDS encoding acyltransferase → MTNAEPGERPGLAALTGLRFLAAMGVLGFHYYCGPCEPHLPAWVGQLLGAGFTTVSLFFILSGFILAYTYLDATGNFRGALSTFARARFARLYPIYFVALVVELPFFIRSTQLAAPKASAVEVCRHTVATLTLTQSWGMDVSRPIWNIVAWTLSVEAFFYAVFPRLGPSLGRLRARSLLAVAAGAWLLGLSPHAAPLAESWLSAHDAPALLRSALSAWSRAMAIAIPLARLPEFVIGVCLGVLFLRAPQPAGSPRTRTLGVLVTGLALAIAVSWVDGPPSPFLQSAVLVPLFALLIFLLAGGVAWRGLGLATRGLAVLGGASYALYMTHGAVLNSLLALNTRSLGLGHNTVALLAMPCAVLLSVVLFRFIEEPARAWLRRPRASLAVARPAVPASTGD
- a CDS encoding glycosyltransferase family 4 protein, producing MDRANLALADWLVRQGGKVRLVAHRISDSLRQHPRVHFVKVPRPAGAALLGEPLLDAAGRFWATRTLAEGGEVVANGGNCAVPAVNWVHYVHGAWAPEATGTPLRRLKTQMSHALYVQRERVALRRARIIIANSARTREDLLSATGVPEHRVHVVYLGSDPGRFRPPSPDERRAARAALGWSEGRRVALFIGALGDRRKGFDRLFAAWARLCAREGWDVELKVVGEGAQRSAWERQALAQGMGSRIQFLGFRKDVHVLLSAADVLVAPTRYEPYGLGVHEALCAGVPALVSRSAGVAECYPPELRRLLLDASDEVEVLVQALESWRSEADALAPRVAALSDVLRARSWDAMAASFVKLLEG
- a CDS encoding glycosyltransferase family 2 protein — protein: MKKPDLVISIVNHSNPHLLHDCLRTLHATTHDISYEVWVVDNATDGRGVAEMQRDFPAVRWIFNTERKGFSANHNQVLKQAEGRHICIFNDDTIVHEGAFDALVRFMDENPRVGMAGARLLNADGTIQNCTFRPMSLSGALFDLVFLPRPLHFLKGRNIDPAQFGQEEARVNWVLGACIVVREECLRDVGLLDEVMSPLGNTEDTDWCVRAWKAGWEVAFCPEAVITHLTSRSFRPSVTGPDKVRVELWRTRLAYFRKHHGRMHEALLRLILVGTLPYNSAVLTQTLLRQRSTLAEYKRQLSTFARIAQMGLRTRVG
- a CDS encoding glycosyltransferase family 4 protein, encoding MRILFLNPVGILGGAERALLDLMDCLRREDARLSLHLLAGTDGPLLDEARRLGVEARWLPLPERLSALGDSGLRGQGLRQTWRFARDLAPTPALLATYGWELRRAVQQIAPDLLHSNGIKTHLLSPATLGLPLRRVWHVHDFLGERPLVRRALRVLRPLASAAIANSRAVGEDARAVLGEVPVQVVYNGVDVERFAPGPGDGSRLDQLAGLPPAPENTLRVGLVATYARWKGHEVFLEAAARLKSQAPSAPFTRFYLVGAPLYRTPDSQFSEDELRQRIAFHGLEGRVGLIPFQAEPAGIYRALDVFVHASTRREPFGLTIAEALACGRPSIISQSSGAAEVLRDGEEVLSIPSGDAAALATAMHTLLHDAERRARLGQAARHAAEARFSRERYAREVLAVYRQLLASP
- a CDS encoding glycosyltransferase family 4 protein: MSSAPRVLHVSSGNLYGGIEVFLRTVALADAARDGGRRHEFALCFEGRVASELREAGARVHLLGPVKVSRPWSVWNARRELMRLLKREDFAAVVCHAAWPQALFGPVARSAGVPLIFYQHDALQGAHWLERWARVTEPDLALSNSRYSAATLPNVYPRTPHRVRHPPLAATAEPLSADARGSLRAELGASDEDVVIVQASRMQEWKGQRLLLESLGQLRDVPRWRAWVIGGAQRPEEEAYLDSLRARAEELGLGARVRFLGQRSDVPRLLRAAEMHCQPNTGAEPFGLAFVEALQAGLPVVTTALGGPLEIVDGSCGVLVQPDAEALAGALRRLIGDAALRETLGSAGPARARALCEPGAFLAGLESDVASLRRAGR